A window from Culex pipiens pallens isolate TS chromosome 3, TS_CPP_V2, whole genome shotgun sequence encodes these proteins:
- the LOC120417399 gene encoding agrin-like isoform X2, protein MLAGSTSGGSFLRVVLRVVILGLVLGESLAGEVYRDEQCAVLDAGFDPRIGHGEEADKSDWPWHGALFFGRLYKCGCTLVNEWFVLTAAHCCFNPDTGYGFSVALLRVKLGVFDLSQHHVDQRTAWEYEVDSVKVHPEFTTGGHRHDLALMLLKKSVELNQFVRPIALDVGDSSWIELSAGTSGTVVGWGLTESDTLSNELRLAQMPIVRYVDCAMSNPAVFGQLIHTGMFCAGAKNGSSVCNGDSGGGMYVSSRDNQWKLRGVVSFGATRDGTNLCDLYSFAVFVNVPHYKEWIQQELDSFDRQVRVPRIMNPDVSTGTSTTTSTTTTSTTTWSPPTNTALNPTPPECFQQFKSVFIAERNSSISLVCNYEPNSTIRSIRWTREIGEYRQQVELSSDLTYGESVRNDILTLLHLEADHSGRYSCAVEYGDRTSVRDNRTVSVIGVIPRFDRGAYMALPIRIRGDYFNLKLSFHVEKLSGTLFHAEDGCGKELVSVVLNNGKVEFQYWTERNTTRKITSLENGVQLGQWHKLEIKILHGKGLFLLDKRLQELFHADIASESCYVGQNFVYLGGYENSVESGLVGCISGLVLNDEQIDLWKSSTRVRNVTQCLPCFENSCQNGGVCVESLGSDPVQCFCEEGFVGRRCSNRGTGCSSNPCRDGICKDHEEGFRCMCPNDKTGRFCERPNVLSGESLRFDSYGYALYRITSATNLQIRFQVKISVEQRSLVAFLSEDNYDANNGIALLLADNKLQLQIFQDMEVKPLVLQSSVALKLDNWYSVLIELQGKEVYFQVDYESALITNVSSRSDERDRNLHLGGLDEHINSYRFNGSRIGFSGCIGELTISNVPLNMSTSFSNAKNVENCH, encoded by the exons ATGTTGGCGGGAAGCACGTCCGGTGGTTCCTTCTTGAGAGTGGTTTTGAGAGTTGTGATTCTCGGTTTAGTGCTTGGCGAAAGTTTGGCCGGTGAAGTGTATCGGGACGAGCAATGTGCCGTGTTGGATGCGGGATTCGATCCGAGGATTGGTCATGGCGAAGAAGCTGATAAGTCTGATTGGCCATGGCATGGGGCGTTGTTTTTCGGGAGACTGTACAAATGTGGCTGTACGCTGGTCAACGAGTGGTTCGTGTTGACGGCGGCTCATTGCTGCTTCAATCCGGACACCGGGTACGGCTTCAGTGTGGCGTTGCTACGAGTGAAGTTGGGTGTGTTTGATCTGAGTCAGCATCACGTTGATCAGCGCACGGCCTGGGAGTACGAAGTGGATTCGGTGAAGGTCCATCCGGAGTTTACCACGGGCGGTCACCGGCATGATCTTGCACTGATGCTGCTGAAGAAGAGCGTCGAGCTGAATCAGTTTGTGCGTCCGATTGCTTTGGATGTTGGAGATAGCTCGTGGATCGAGCTATCGGCGGGTACTTCAGGGACGGTAGTCGGTTGGGGACTTACTGAGAGTGATACGCTTTCCAACGAACTACGGCTAGCGCAGATGCCCATCGTTCGCTACGTGGACTGTGCCATGAGCAATCCGGCCGTGTTCGGCCAGCTGATCCACACGGGAATGTTCTGCGCTGGAGCGAAGAACG GTTCTTCCGTTTGTAATGGTGACAGTGGTGGTGGGATGTACGTGTCGTCCAGGGATAACCAGTGGAAGCTGCGAGGAGTAGTCTCGTTTGGAGCGACGCGTGACGGAACAAATCTCTGTGATTTGTACAGCTTTGCGGTGTTTGTGAATGTTCCACACTATAAAGAGTGGATCCAACAGGAGTTGGACTCTTTTGATAGGCAAG TTCGGGTACCACGCATCATGAATCCTGACGTCAGTACTGGTACGAGCACCACAACATCAACCACAACTACAAGTACCACGACGTGGTCCCCCCCAACGAACACCGCACTTAACCCAACTCCTCCGGAGTGCTTCCAGCAGTTCAAAAGTGTATTCATTGCGGAACGCAACTCCAGCATTTCACTGGTGTGTAATTACGAGCCAAACAGCACAATCCGGTCAATCCGGTGGACGCGTGAAATCGGGGAATACCGCCAACAGGTGGAACTCTCATCGGATCTAACCTACGGAGAGTCCGTACGTAATGACATTCTCACGTTGCTACACCTGGAAGCGGACCACTCGGGACGGTACAGTTGCGCTGTGGAGTACGGTGATCGAACAAGCGTTCGGGATAACCGAACCGTGTCCGTGATTGGAGTGATTCCCCGGTTTGATCGGGGAGCTTACATGGCGCTTCCGATTAGGATTCGTGGGGATTACTTCAACTTGAAGTTGAGTTTCCACGTTGAGAAGCTCAGTGGGACGTTGTTTCACGCGGAGGACGGCTGCGGTAAGGAGTTGGTTAGCGTTGTGTTGAATAATGGAAAAGTCGAGTTTCAGTATTGGACGGAGCGCAATACTACGAGGAAGATTACCAGCTTGGAGAATGGGGTTCAGCTGGGGCAGTGGCACAAGCTTGAAATCAAAATACTTCACGGAAAAGGGTTATTCCTGTTGGACAAACGACTGCAGGAGTTGTTCCACGCGGATATCGCTTCTGAAAGTTGTTATGTTGGTCAAAACTTTGTCTACCTTGGAGGTTATGAAAATTCCGTCGAAAGTGGACTTGTTGGATGCATTAGTGGTTTGGTGTTGAACGACGAGCAGATTGATTTGTGGAAAAGTTCTACTCGAGTCCGAAATGTAACTCAGTGTTTACCTTGCTTCGAGAATTCATGCCAAAATGGGGGCGTCTGTGTGGAATCActtgggtcggatccggttcaGTGTTTTTGTGAAGAAGGATTCGTAGGCAGGAGATGTTCTAACCGAGGGACTGGATGCAGTTCGAATCCATGTCGGGATGGGATTTGCAAGGATCATGAAGAAGGATTTCGTTGCATGTGTCCAAACGATAAAACTGGGAGATTCTGTGAGCGACCAAACGTTCTATCTGGTGAATCGTTACGATTTGACTCGTACGGTTATGCACTTTACAG AATCACCAGTGCAACCAATCTTCAGATACGATTCCAAGTGAAAATCAGCGTAGAGCAACGTAGCTTGGTTGCCTTCCTCTCGGAGGACAACTATGATGCCAACAATGGTATTGCTCTACTTTTGGCAGACAATAAGCTGCAGCTGCAAATTTTCCAAGATATGGAAGTCAAACCGTTGGTTCTTCAATCATCAGTTGCTCTAAAGTTAGACAACTGGTACTCCGTGTTGATCGAACTTCAGGGAAAAGAAGTCTACTTCCAAGTCGATTACGAATCCGCTCTGATTACAAATGTGTCGTCCAGATCGGACGAAAGGGATCGCAATTTGCATCTTGGAGGACTGGATGAACACATCAATAGCTATCGATTCAATGGATCGAGGATAGGATTCAGCGGATGCATTGGAGAG CTGACAATCTCAAACGTTCCACTGAACATGTCCACGAGCTTCAGCAACGCCAAAAACGTCGAAAATTGCCACTAA
- the LOC120417399 gene encoding agrin-like isoform X1 produces the protein MLAGSTSGGSFLRVVLRVVILGLVLGESLAGEVYRDEQCAVLDAGFDPRIGHGEEADKSDWPWHGALFFGRLYKCGCTLVNEWFVLTAAHCCFNPDTGYGFSVALLRVKLGVFDLSQHHVDQRTAWEYEVDSVKVHPEFTTGGHRHDLALMLLKKSVELNQFVRPIALDVGDSSWIELSAGTSGTVVGWGLTESDTLSNELRLAQMPIVRYVDCAMSNPAVFGQLIHTGMFCAGAKNGWSRKHRGGSVSNGWYHLVSGSSVCNGDSGGGMYVSSRDNQWKLRGVVSFGATRDGTNLCDLYSFAVFVNVPHYKEWIQQELDSFDRQVRVPRIMNPDVSTGTSTTTSTTTTSTTTWSPPTNTALNPTPPECFQQFKSVFIAERNSSISLVCNYEPNSTIRSIRWTREIGEYRQQVELSSDLTYGESVRNDILTLLHLEADHSGRYSCAVEYGDRTSVRDNRTVSVIGVIPRFDRGAYMALPIRIRGDYFNLKLSFHVEKLSGTLFHAEDGCGKELVSVVLNNGKVEFQYWTERNTTRKITSLENGVQLGQWHKLEIKILHGKGLFLLDKRLQELFHADIASESCYVGQNFVYLGGYENSVESGLVGCISGLVLNDEQIDLWKSSTRVRNVTQCLPCFENSCQNGGVCVESLGSDPVQCFCEEGFVGRRCSNRGTGCSSNPCRDGICKDHEEGFRCMCPNDKTGRFCERPNVLSGESLRFDSYGYALYRITSATNLQIRFQVKISVEQRSLVAFLSEDNYDANNGIALLLADNKLQLQIFQDMEVKPLVLQSSVALKLDNWYSVLIELQGKEVYFQVDYESALITNVSSRSDERDRNLHLGGLDEHINSYRFNGSRIGFSGCIGELTISNVPLNMSTSFSNAKNVENCH, from the exons ATGTTGGCGGGAAGCACGTCCGGTGGTTCCTTCTTGAGAGTGGTTTTGAGAGTTGTGATTCTCGGTTTAGTGCTTGGCGAAAGTTTGGCCGGTGAAGTGTATCGGGACGAGCAATGTGCCGTGTTGGATGCGGGATTCGATCCGAGGATTGGTCATGGCGAAGAAGCTGATAAGTCTGATTGGCCATGGCATGGGGCGTTGTTTTTCGGGAGACTGTACAAATGTGGCTGTACGCTGGTCAACGAGTGGTTCGTGTTGACGGCGGCTCATTGCTGCTTCAATCCGGACACCGGGTACGGCTTCAGTGTGGCGTTGCTACGAGTGAAGTTGGGTGTGTTTGATCTGAGTCAGCATCACGTTGATCAGCGCACGGCCTGGGAGTACGAAGTGGATTCGGTGAAGGTCCATCCGGAGTTTACCACGGGCGGTCACCGGCATGATCTTGCACTGATGCTGCTGAAGAAGAGCGTCGAGCTGAATCAGTTTGTGCGTCCGATTGCTTTGGATGTTGGAGATAGCTCGTGGATCGAGCTATCGGCGGGTACTTCAGGGACGGTAGTCGGTTGGGGACTTACTGAGAGTGATACGCTTTCCAACGAACTACGGCTAGCGCAGATGCCCATCGTTCGCTACGTGGACTGTGCCATGAGCAATCCGGCCGTGTTCGGCCAGCTGATCCACACGGGAATGTTCTGCGCTGGAGCGAAGAACGGTTGGTCCCGGAAACATCGTGGCGGATCTGTTAGTAACGGTTGGTATCACTTGGTTTCAGGTTCTTCCGTTTGTAATGGTGACAGTGGTGGTGGGATGTACGTGTCGTCCAGGGATAACCAGTGGAAGCTGCGAGGAGTAGTCTCGTTTGGAGCGACGCGTGACGGAACAAATCTCTGTGATTTGTACAGCTTTGCGGTGTTTGTGAATGTTCCACACTATAAAGAGTGGATCCAACAGGAGTTGGACTCTTTTGATAGGCAAG TTCGGGTACCACGCATCATGAATCCTGACGTCAGTACTGGTACGAGCACCACAACATCAACCACAACTACAAGTACCACGACGTGGTCCCCCCCAACGAACACCGCACTTAACCCAACTCCTCCGGAGTGCTTCCAGCAGTTCAAAAGTGTATTCATTGCGGAACGCAACTCCAGCATTTCACTGGTGTGTAATTACGAGCCAAACAGCACAATCCGGTCAATCCGGTGGACGCGTGAAATCGGGGAATACCGCCAACAGGTGGAACTCTCATCGGATCTAACCTACGGAGAGTCCGTACGTAATGACATTCTCACGTTGCTACACCTGGAAGCGGACCACTCGGGACGGTACAGTTGCGCTGTGGAGTACGGTGATCGAACAAGCGTTCGGGATAACCGAACCGTGTCCGTGATTGGAGTGATTCCCCGGTTTGATCGGGGAGCTTACATGGCGCTTCCGATTAGGATTCGTGGGGATTACTTCAACTTGAAGTTGAGTTTCCACGTTGAGAAGCTCAGTGGGACGTTGTTTCACGCGGAGGACGGCTGCGGTAAGGAGTTGGTTAGCGTTGTGTTGAATAATGGAAAAGTCGAGTTTCAGTATTGGACGGAGCGCAATACTACGAGGAAGATTACCAGCTTGGAGAATGGGGTTCAGCTGGGGCAGTGGCACAAGCTTGAAATCAAAATACTTCACGGAAAAGGGTTATTCCTGTTGGACAAACGACTGCAGGAGTTGTTCCACGCGGATATCGCTTCTGAAAGTTGTTATGTTGGTCAAAACTTTGTCTACCTTGGAGGTTATGAAAATTCCGTCGAAAGTGGACTTGTTGGATGCATTAGTGGTTTGGTGTTGAACGACGAGCAGATTGATTTGTGGAAAAGTTCTACTCGAGTCCGAAATGTAACTCAGTGTTTACCTTGCTTCGAGAATTCATGCCAAAATGGGGGCGTCTGTGTGGAATCActtgggtcggatccggttcaGTGTTTTTGTGAAGAAGGATTCGTAGGCAGGAGATGTTCTAACCGAGGGACTGGATGCAGTTCGAATCCATGTCGGGATGGGATTTGCAAGGATCATGAAGAAGGATTTCGTTGCATGTGTCCAAACGATAAAACTGGGAGATTCTGTGAGCGACCAAACGTTCTATCTGGTGAATCGTTACGATTTGACTCGTACGGTTATGCACTTTACAG AATCACCAGTGCAACCAATCTTCAGATACGATTCCAAGTGAAAATCAGCGTAGAGCAACGTAGCTTGGTTGCCTTCCTCTCGGAGGACAACTATGATGCCAACAATGGTATTGCTCTACTTTTGGCAGACAATAAGCTGCAGCTGCAAATTTTCCAAGATATGGAAGTCAAACCGTTGGTTCTTCAATCATCAGTTGCTCTAAAGTTAGACAACTGGTACTCCGTGTTGATCGAACTTCAGGGAAAAGAAGTCTACTTCCAAGTCGATTACGAATCCGCTCTGATTACAAATGTGTCGTCCAGATCGGACGAAAGGGATCGCAATTTGCATCTTGGAGGACTGGATGAACACATCAATAGCTATCGATTCAATGGATCGAGGATAGGATTCAGCGGATGCATTGGAGAG CTGACAATCTCAAACGTTCCACTGAACATGTCCACGAGCTTCAGCAACGCCAAAAACGTCGAAAATTGCCACTAA